The genomic interval tgttctatttcagtatattttaaaatgtaatttatttctgtgatggcgaAGCTGAAtttactccggtcttcagtgtcacatgatccttcagaaatcattctaatatgctgatttatgctcaagaaacatttattattattaagtttgaaaacagttgtgttagGAAATTTTTAtaggattattttatttaaaataaataataacatataaatgTAGCTGTCACTTCTAATTAATTGAATCCATCCttgtgaataaaatgatttgtttctttaaaaagaatCTTTAGAGATCCAAAAGTGTagatggcagtgtatataaaaataaatgctgtacctAGAAAACAGGCCTTTATAAAAAGCTTTGTGATCTACCCTGGGATTGGGCATGATTCCAGCATTCAGATACAGATAATCCAATCTGTTATACCTGTATAAAAAAGAAGATTTAAGTTAAAAAgtttattgttatattacataacatttatttcagacGTGGGGCTTCAAATGCCCTCCTAAGTGACACCGAATCTGTTCTTGTTCATGCTTACTAATTGCGATGTACTAAATTTTCATGCACAAATGAAATTTCAGAATTACAGTGCAATGCACTGTGAACAACAACTTAAATTTTAGTTGTACCTAACATAAAACTATGACTTCAAAAGACTTAGTGGATGAATTAAAAGCATAAAGTCCATCAAAATGTTAGTGTATTTTAGTAAACTGGCCAGGAACTGGGATGTCTTACTTCTGCTTGAATTCTTCAGCAGCCCTGAGCACAGAGCGCATGTTGCCCACATCTAAGTGCAGCAGAGTAACTTGAGCTTGAGGGTGAGACACTAGAAGAGCCTGTCGGGCAGCCTCAGCTCTCTGCATATTCCTGCAGGCCAGACAGAGCTGCAGATGGGCATCCTGGCTTAGTAGACGCTCACACAGGGCAAGACCAATACCACTGAGCAcaataaatacacatgcatgtaaacAGGGTTATATGGAGTGAGCATACACATGCAGAGACATTATGCAACATGTTTTCTCAACCACTGAGAATGCATATGCAgaataataaactatataaaccAACTAATCctagtttctttctttctaaataataaaaagatgacttttattatttaaaacacaaatattgttGAAAAATAACCTAAAAGTTGTCACCACGATGATAACATAATGACGTTTAAAACAGTGATACCTGACTATGAAACTATAAGAAAACAATTAGAAAATCTCGTTACCTGTTTGCCCCGGTTATCAACACTACTTTCTTCATCATAGCTTTACAttcatataataaatgatatgcTACCTGTGACACTGTAGTTTCCTACTGCAACCGTTTCTAACGTGGTATTTTCACCAGTGTCTGTGTGAGTCTGTGGAGTTTAGACAGCCGCCATGGTGTGATTGGAGGTCACACTTCTATCGGCCAATCAGCTGTTTCCTTTCTGTGACGTGACATCTACTCCGACCAATCCAGATTTAGCA from Labeo rohita strain BAU-BD-2019 chromosome 6, IGBB_LRoh.1.0, whole genome shotgun sequence carries:
- the hsd17b7 gene encoding 3-keto-steroid reductase isoform X3, producing MMKKVVLITGANSGIGLALCERLLSQDAHLQLCLACRNMQRAEAARQALLVSHPQAQVTLLHLDVGNMRSVLRAAEEFKQKYNRLDYLYLNAGIMPNPRVDHKAFYKGLFSRQTMCQSMNQHHC